One region of Primulina tabacum isolate GXHZ01 chromosome 17, ASM2559414v2, whole genome shotgun sequence genomic DNA includes:
- the LOC142531565 gene encoding ubiquitin domain-containing protein 7SL RNA1-like — protein sequence MDLFFVPNRGKPFFIEVSYFDTVLEIKEKVEKYQGIPVARQTLSFNGDVLKDELNVHYSEILDRSRIELLIAPDPNVVNDESLSSSKIHLVLKMPASKVGITVRMNVAESIRGLKERIQEIEGIPVSRLVIHANGFELHDRRSLQDCGLADNSELNVLVQASPETTSTGSSVHAVTRPRKLKIFVLTKHGNKRVTLEVNPWEDVGELRPKLQKLEEEMQLDLPKDGYFFIYKQNVMDDDKSFRWHHVGKEDTIEIFSGSVSGGS from the coding sequence ATGGATCTGTTCTTCGTACCAAATAGAGGCAAACCTTTCTTCATAGAAGTGAGCTACTTCGATACGGTGCTGGAAATCAAGGAAAAGGTTGAAAAATATCAAGGAATCCCTGTAGCCAGGCAAACCCTAAGTTTCAACGGCGACGTCCTGAAAGATGAACTCAATGTACACTATTCCGAAATCCTTGATCGATCCCGGATCGAGCTGCTGATCGCTCCGGATCCCAACGTCGTGAACGACGAAAGCCTTTCGTCGTCCAAGATCCACCTCGTTCTGAAGATGCCGGCTTCCAAGGTTGGGATCACGGTTAGAATGAATGTTGCCGAAAGCATTCGAGGGTTGAAAGAGAGAATCCAGGAGATTGAAGGCATCCCGGTAAGTAGACTTGTTATCCATGCGAATGGGTTCGAGTTGCATGATCGTCGATCCCTTCAAGATTGCGGGCTTGCCGATAATTCAGAACTCAACGTCCTCGTCCAGGCATCTCCGGAAACCACTTCAACGGGGTCATCTGTGCATGCTGTGACTAGACCGCGGAAGTTGAAGATCTTCGTCCTCACTAAACATGGCAATAAGAGAGTCACGTTGGAAGTTAATCCGTGGGAAGATGTTGGCGAGCTGAGGCCAAAGTTGCAGAAGCTGGAAGAAGAAATGCAGCTTGATCTTCCCAAAGACGGGTATTTCTTTATCTACAAACAAAATGTGATGGATGATGATAAGTCTTTCAGGTGGCATCATGTTGGGAAAGAGGATACAATCGAGATCTTTAGTGGGAGTGTTTCCGGTGGATCTTGA
- the LOC142531033 gene encoding HMG-Y-related protein A-like, producing MATEELGKPPSLPSYPQMIMEALDALQQGGANKSSITKFMESKYGEMPAGHANLLSDHLNRMKDNGELLLIKNNYIKAGPDAPPKRGRGRPSKPKDPLPEGAVPAPPRPRGRPRKDPNAPPAPKKPKLPPGPPSLSKSGKPRGRPRKVNPELMQNGVEA from the exons ATGGCAACCGAGGAGCTCGGCAAACCACCGTCACTGCCTTCATACCCGCAG ATGATTATGGAAGCACTGGATGCCCTGCAACAAGGAGGagcaaacaagtcatctatAACGAAATTCATGGAGTCGAAATACGGAGAAATGCCAGCTGGGCATGCTAATTTGCTATCGGATCACCTGAACAGAATGAAAGACAATGGGGAGCTTCTACTGATCAAGAACAACTACATCAAGGCGGGTCCTGATGCCCCGCCCAAACGTGGTCGTGGCAGGCCTTCGAAGCCGAAAGATCCTTTACCGGAAGGGGCTGTCCCTGCTCCTCCTCGACCACGGGGCCGCCCAAGAAAAGATCCCAATGCGCCTCCTGCCCCCAAGAAACCAAAGCTTCCACCAGGGCCACCAAGCCTTTCCAAGTCTGGAAAACCAAGGGGGCGGCCAAGAAAGGTGAATCCCGAGCTGATGCAGAATGGTGTAGAGGCTTGA
- the LOC142531286 gene encoding uncharacterized protein LOC142531286 has product MTEYDDVKTPNGISIGGEDARDSEQEAPNLTLYTVVNRLIAAIFFPDSDSGYTSVPLLERIKASLSDNIPLLSDASRNSADHILAWTRRGSPLRALFVVSVGTIAFLSLIGLSVFLLFFVAATFNAVVISLLMSLAAAGGFLALFFTCIAAIYVGALAVAVFVISTTTITAVIAVLIATGWIGFFWTLWLAAKKSLGLGKRFFYITGSAVSSYSNSRHAPSQNSSKKAD; this is encoded by the exons ATGACGGAGTACGATGATGTTAAAACGCCCAATGGGATCTCGATTGGTGGTGAAGATGCACGGGACAGTGAACAAGAAGCACCGAATTTGACCCTCTACACAGTTGTCAACCGTTTGATTGCTGCCATCTTCTTCCCCGATTCAGATTCTGGGTACACTTCGGTACCGCTGCTGGAGAGGATCAAAGCCTCCCTCTCCGATAATATCCCTCTGCTTTCCGACGCGTCGAGGAACTCTGCTGACCATATTCTCGCCTGGACTCGCCGCGGCAGCCCTCTCCGTGCGCTTTTCGTAGTTTCC GTTGGGACAATTGCTTTTCTCTCCTTGATAGGATTGTCGGTGTTTCTCCTTTTCTTTGTTGCAGCAACCTTCAATGCTGTTGTGATTTCTCTTCTTATGTCTTTAGCAGCAGCTGGAGGATTCTTGGCTCTATTCTTTACCTGCATTGCAGCCATTTATGTTGGGGCATTAGCTGTGGCTGTATTTGTCATTTCTACAACCACAATTACTGCGGTTATTGCTGTTCTTATTGCTACAG GTTGGATTGGATTCTTTTGGACCTTGTGGCTGGCAGCTAAGAAAAGCCTCGGTCTGGGAAAGAGATTCTTCTACATTACGGGTTCTGCAGTTTCATCTTACTCTAATAGTCGGCATGccccaagccaaaattcatcCAAGAAAGCCGATTGA
- the LOC142530832 gene encoding transmembrane 9 superfamily member 3: protein MERGAWFAVVLLLLCAVVTVRSDASDHKYKLRDPVPLYANKVGPFHNPSETYRYFDLPFCSPGDVQEKKEALGEVLNGDRLVSAPYKLDFLQDRDSEVVCKQKLTKDEVSKFRSAISKDYYFQMYYDDLPLWGFLGKVDKEGKSDPSDFKYHLFKHLHFEIFYNKDRVIEINARADPNALVDVTEDKEVDVEFMYSVKWKETDTPFEKRMEKYSQSSSQPRHLEIHWFSIINSCVTVLLLTGFLATILMRVLKNDFVKYAHDEEAVDDQEETGWKYIHGDVFRYPKYKSLFAACVGSGSQLFTLTVFIFILALVGVFYPYNRGALFTALVVIYALTSGIAGYTAASFYGQLEGKNWVRNLLLTGSLFCGPLFLAFCFLNTVAIAYSATAALPFGTIVVIFLIWALVTSPLLVLGGIAGKNSKAEFQAPCRTTKYPREIPSLPWYRGTLPQMAMAGFLPFSAIYIELYYIFASIWGHRIYTIYSILFIVFIILLIVTAFITVALTYFQLAAEDHEWWWRSFLCGGSTGLFIYGYCLYYFYARSDMSGFMQTSFFFGYMACVCYGFFLMLGTVGFRAALFFVRHIYRSIKCE, encoded by the exons ATGGAGAGAGGGGCTTGGTTCGCCGTCGTTTTGCTCCTGCTGTGCGCCGTGGTCACGGTGAGGTCCGATGCGTCAGATCACAAGTACAAACTCCGAGATCCGGTGCCGCTCTATGCTAATAAAGTCGGGCCATTTCATAATCCTAG TGAAACATACCGCTACTTTGATCTTCCTTTCTGTTCCCCAG GTGACGTGCAAGAGAAGAAAGAAGCCCTGGGGGAAGTTTTGAATGGCGATCGACTTGTCAGTGCCCCATATAAGCTAGATTTTTTGCAAGATAGAGACTCTGAAGTTGTTTGCAAACAGAAGTTAACTAAGGACGAAGTTTCGAAATTCAGAAGTGCGATATCAAAAGACTACTATTTCCAAATGTACTATGATGACTTACCCCTCTGGGGTTTCTTGGGGAAAGTTGATAAAGAAGGAAAATCTGATCCCAGCGACTTCAAATATCATCTATTCAAGCATCTTCATTTTGAAATATTCTACAATAAGGATCGTGTGATTGAAATAAATGCACGAGCTGACCCTAATGCCCTTGTAGATGTAACTGAGGATAAGGAAGTTGATGTTGAGTTCATGTACTCTGTAAAATGGAAGGAAACAGACACTCCTTTTGAGAAGAGAATGGAAAAGTATTCACAGTCTTCTTCACAGCCTCGTCACTTGGAAATACATTGGTTCTCAATAATCAATTCGTGTGTGACAGTTCTTCTTCTGACTGGTTTTCTCGCTACTATTCTCATGCGAGTTCTTAAGAATGATTTTGTCAA GTATGCTCATGATGAGGAGGCAGTTGATGACCAAGAGGAAACAGGTTGGAAGTACATACATGGTGATGTATTCAGGTATCCCAAGTACAAATCTTTGTTCGCTGCATGCGTTGGTTCTGGCAGCCAGCTGTTTACTCT CACTGTGTTCATTTTCATACTTGCATTGGTTGGTGTATTTTATCCTTACAATCGTGGAGCTCTATTCACTGCTTTGGTTGTCATTTATGCACTTACATCAGGGATCGCTGGCTATACGGCTGCCTCTTTCTATGGCCAACTGGAAGGGAAAAACTGG GTTCGGAATCTTTTGTTGACTGGAAGTCTATTTTGCGGACCACTATTTCTTGCATTCTGCTTCCTTAATACTGTTGCAATTGCTTACAGTGCCACAGCGGCACTGCCATTTGGTACCATTGTTGTCATCTTTCTTATATGGGCTCTTGTGACATCACCATTGTTAGTCTTGGGAGGGATTGCTGGAAAGAATAGCAAGGCCGAATTCCAAGCTCCGTGTCGCACCACAAAATATCCCAGAGAGATACCATCTCTACCCTGGTATCGTGGGACTCTGCCTCAGATGGCTATGGCTGGATTCTTGCCTTTCAGTGCCATATACATTGAACTCTATTACATATTTGCCAGTATATGGGGCCATAGGATTTACACCAtctatagtattttatttatagTCTTCATCATCCTTTTGATCGTTACAGCCTTTATCACTGTGGCATTGACTTATTTCCAGCTCGCTGCTGAGGACCATGAATGGTGGTGGAG GTCCTTTCTGTGTGGTGGATCTACTGGGCTGTTCATATATGGATACTGCTTGTATTACTTTTATGCACGTTCAGACATGTCTGGCTTTATGCAAACTTCATTTTTCTTTGGGTACATGGCTTGTGTTTGCTACGGCTTCTTCCTTATGCTGGGGACAGTCGGATTCCGTGCAGCACTGTTTTTTGTCAGACACATTTACCGCTCGATCAAATGCGAGTAG